Proteins from a genomic interval of Clostridium cochlearium:
- a CDS encoding S1 domain-containing RNA-binding protein, whose product MTLKSGNILEGTVVNITNFGAFVEVDGKTGLVHISEVSDNYVKDIRDYLKENDKVKVKVISVDEKGKISLSIKQAEPKKKSCRPIEIDWEKEAEPNKSRDFEDIMSKFLKESEERLQDIRKNQDTRNRGYRKSSTQ is encoded by the coding sequence ATGACCTTAAAATCAGGAAACATACTAGAAGGTACAGTAGTTAACATTACTAATTTTGGAGCCTTTGTCGAAGTAGACGGCAAAACTGGCTTAGTGCATATATCAGAGGTTTCTGATAATTATGTAAAAGATATTAGAGATTACCTAAAAGAAAATGACAAAGTAAAGGTAAAGGTTATATCAGTAGATGAAAAAGGGAAAATAAGTCTTTCTATAAAGCAAGCAGAACCTAAAAAAAAGTCTTGTAGACCTATAGAAATTGATTGGGAAAAGGAAGCTGAACCCAATAAATCAAGAGACTTTGAAGATATCATGAGTAAGTTTTTAAAGGAAAGTGAGGAAAGATTACAAGACATAAGAAAGAATCAAGACACAAGAAATAGAGGATATAGAAAAAGTTCAACCCAATAA
- the yabP gene encoding sporulation protein YabP: MEQKDIKKTDDRSTLKIENRKRIFLDGVLDVISFNEEQIILNTNLGTLHIKGEELKMSKLDVQNGDVVINGTINSCIYLNKENKRNKEKLLSKLFK; the protein is encoded by the coding sequence ATGGAACAAAAAGATATAAAAAAAACAGACGATAGGAGTACTTTAAAAATAGAAAATAGGAAGAGGATATTTTTGGACGGGGTATTAGATGTAATAAGTTTTAATGAAGAACAAATAATATTAAATACTAATCTAGGAACTTTACATATAAAAGGAGAAGAATTAAAGATGAGTAAATTGGATGTACAAAATGGTGATGTTGTAATTAATGGAACCATAAATTCATGTATATATTTAAATAAAGAAAACAAAAGGAACAAAGAAAAGTTATTATCAAAACTATTTAAATAG
- a CDS encoding peptidylprolyl isomerase codes for MKHFKNNIKKITALFFALLFSMSVVGCNMIEKTPEAIKKSPIAKVGEKTITRGELDTYFTNALRFTGELSMLEEQYGKDFLNNSEIKDQLSQVKNQVLQQMVQEEVISQKSKELKVDNAKIEKEVDKSLKEFVEKAFQGDKNKYEEYLKKMGVKEEVLKNVYKNEFLTKEVMEKVTQDIKVDDNSAKKHYEENKYTFAENNPQFHAQHVLVEKEEDAKKVKERLDKGEDIKKIAKEISIDPSAKENSGDLGKTPYSSVVKSFADAITKLDKGQISQPVKSRYGYHVIKLIDKDEVTFKDFNTVKEQIKKDLLQSEKEKVFNEKIKQWKEELKVETKKYEKNIM; via the coding sequence GTGAAACATTTTAAAAATAATATTAAAAAAATTACAGCACTATTTTTTGCACTACTTTTTTCAATGTCAGTAGTAGGATGCAATATGATAGAGAAAACACCAGAGGCCATAAAAAAAAGTCCTATTGCTAAGGTTGGTGAAAAAACAATAACTAGAGGAGAATTAGATACATATTTTACAAATGCCTTAAGATTTACAGGAGAATTAAGCATGTTAGAAGAACAATATGGTAAAGATTTTTTAAATAACTCTGAAATCAAAGACCAATTATCACAGGTTAAAAACCAAGTATTACAACAGATGGTACAGGAAGAAGTAATTTCACAAAAGTCAAAAGAATTAAAAGTTGATAATGCTAAAATTGAAAAAGAAGTTGATAAAAGCTTAAAAGAATTTGTGGAAAAAGCTTTTCAAGGAGATAAAAATAAGTATGAAGAATATCTAAAAAAAATGGGGGTAAAAGAAGAAGTTCTTAAGAATGTTTATAAAAATGAATTTTTGACAAAAGAGGTTATGGAAAAAGTTACGCAAGATATAAAAGTAGATGATAATTCTGCTAAAAAGCATTATGAAGAAAATAAGTACACTTTTGCAGAAAATAATCCTCAGTTTCATGCTCAACATGTATTAGTAGAAAAAGAAGAAGATGCAAAAAAAGTTAAAGAAAGATTAGATAAAGGAGAAGATATAAAGAAGATTGCAAAAGAAATTTCTATAGATCCTAGTGCTAAAGAAAATTCAGGTGATTTAGGTAAGACACCATATTCATCTGTAGTTAAATCTTTTGCAGATGCTATTACAAAACTTGATAAAGGTCAAATATCTCAACCAGTAAAAAGTAGATATGGATATCATGTTATAAAACTTATAGATAAGGATGAAGTTACATTTAAAGATTTTAATACGGTTAAAGAACAAATAAAGAAAGACCTTTTACAATCAGAAAAAGAAAAAGTATTTAACGAAAAAATTAAACAATGGAAAGAAGAGTTAAAGGTAGAAACAAAAAAATATGAAAAGAATATTATGTAA
- a CDS encoding HU family DNA-binding protein gives MNKSELITSMAEKSKLTKKDAELVLKAFIETVEETLENGEKVQLVGFGTFETRKRAARIGRNPKTKEEIQIPESTVPVFKPGKEFKERVNK, from the coding sequence GTGAACAAATCAGAATTAATCACAAGTATGGCTGAAAAGTCAAAATTAACAAAGAAAGATGCAGAATTAGTATTAAAAGCTTTTATTGAAACTGTAGAAGAAACACTTGAAAATGGAGAAAAAGTACAATTAGTTGGATTTGGAACATTTGAAACTAGAAAAAGAGCAGCTAGAATAGGAAGAAATCCAAAAACTAAAGAAGAAATTCAAATACCTGAATCAACAGTTCCAGTATTTAAACCAGGTAAAGAATTTAAAGAAAGAGTTAATAAATAA
- the yabQ gene encoding spore cortex biosynthesis protein YabQ encodes MIISMDHQLNLLVFSFLSGFIIGILFDFYRIIRGKNEGNKVITVVEDILFWILVAIIVFIFLLYTNYAYIGFYVYLFILLGMLFYIKFISKSIIKFLINILSILGRFLRVTFNMLIMPFEILFYKLKEKNIKRDKNEKIT; translated from the coding sequence ATGATAATATCTATGGATCATCAACTGAATTTGTTAGTATTTAGTTTCCTTTCAGGATTTATTATAGGAATATTGTTTGATTTTTACAGAATAATTAGAGGTAAAAATGAAGGTAATAAAGTAATAACTGTAGTAGAGGATATATTATTTTGGATATTAGTAGCTATTATAGTTTTTATATTTTTATTATATACAAATTACGCATATATAGGATTTTATGTTTATTTATTTATACTATTAGGAATGTTATTTTATATAAAATTTATAAGTAAGAGTATTATTAAATTTTTAATTAATATATTAAGTATTTTGGGAAGATTTTTAAGAGTAACTTTTAACATGCTAATTATGCCTTTTGAGATATTATTTTATAAATTAAAAGAAAAAAATATAAAAAGAGATAAAAATGAAAAAATCACTTGA
- the mazG gene encoding nucleoside triphosphate pyrophosphohydrolase has protein sequence MIYIVGLGPGSKDALTLGTLKILENCKKIYLRTEKHPTVEYLKKLDIKFKTFDNIYDSSNKFDDVYNYIAMDIIKVYKENEDIVYAVPGHPLVAEKSVENLIKMCNKNNIPFKILPAVSFIDSILESMQIDPINGVKIVDAFNIKNEILDKRIGTIVTQIYDKFIASEVKLQLMDYYGDEYEIFFIRGAGIEEIEKIKKIKLYELDREEDIDYLTSLYIPKDEQNTIKDFYDLLDIMDILRGEEGCPWDREQTHETLKRYLIEECYEVIEAVNSKNDDMIIEELGDVLFQIVFHCQIGKEKGYFNINDVITTVCNKMIDRHPHVFKNNIVNSSKQVLENWEKIKKKEKGFKTYTEELKHIAKTLPALMRAEKVQKKAAKVGFDWNRVEDALDKVYEELNEVKDVYKNKNREKILEEVGDLIFSTVNVARFLDIDPENALNYTIEKFINRFEYIERCASKQGKSLKDMTLKEMDKFWEEAKIK, from the coding sequence ATGATATACATTGTAGGTTTAGGACCTGGCTCTAAAGATGCACTAACTCTTGGCACATTAAAAATTCTTGAAAACTGTAAAAAAATTTATCTTAGGACAGAAAAACATCCTACTGTAGAATATCTAAAGAAATTAGATATAAAATTTAAAACTTTTGATAATATCTATGATAGCTCAAATAAGTTTGATGATGTTTATAATTATATAGCTATGGACATAATAAAAGTATATAAAGAAAATGAAGACATAGTTTATGCAGTGCCCGGACATCCATTGGTAGCAGAAAAATCTGTAGAAAATTTAATTAAAATGTGTAATAAAAATAATATACCTTTTAAAATTCTGCCGGCAGTTAGTTTTATAGATTCAATATTAGAAAGTATGCAAATTGATCCTATAAATGGAGTGAAGATAGTTGATGCATTTAATATAAAAAATGAAATTCTAGATAAAAGAATAGGAACAATAGTAACCCAGATATATGATAAATTTATTGCATCAGAAGTTAAATTGCAATTAATGGATTATTATGGAGATGAATATGAAATATTCTTTATAAGAGGAGCTGGCATAGAAGAAATAGAAAAAATAAAGAAAATTAAATTATATGAATTAGATAGAGAAGAAGATATAGATTATTTAACATCATTGTACATTCCAAAAGATGAACAAAATACTATAAAAGATTTTTATGATTTATTAGATATAATGGATATATTAAGAGGGGAAGAAGGCTGTCCTTGGGATAGAGAGCAAACCCATGAAACTTTAAAAAGATATTTAATAGAGGAATGTTATGAAGTAATAGAAGCTGTAAATAGTAAAAATGATGATATGATAATAGAGGAATTAGGCGATGTACTATTCCAAATAGTATTTCATTGCCAAATAGGAAAGGAAAAAGGATATTTCAACATTAATGATGTAATAACTACTGTTTGCAACAAAATGATTGATAGACATCCTCATGTGTTTAAAAATAATATAGTTAATTCGTCAAAGCAAGTTTTAGAGAATTGGGAGAAGATAAAAAAGAAGGAAAAAGGATTTAAAACTTATACTGAAGAATTAAAACATATAGCTAAAACTTTGCCGGCACTAATGAGGGCAGAAAAAGTCCAAAAAAAAGCTGCAAAAGTTGGATTTGATTGGAACAGAGTAGAAGATGCGTTAGATAAAGTTTATGAGGAATTAAATGAGGTAAAAGATGTATATAAAAATAAAAATAGGGAAAAAATATTAGAAGAAGTAGGAGATTTAATATTTTCAACAGTAAATGTAGCAAGATTCCTTGACATAGACCCAGAAAATGCTTTAAATTATACTATAGAGAAATTTATTAATCGATTTGAGTATATTGAGAGATGTGCTTCTAAACAAGGAAAGAGTTTAAAAGATATGACTCTTAAAGAAATGGATAAATTTTGGGAAGAAGCAAAAATAAAATAG
- the spoIIE gene encoding stage II sporulation protein E, whose protein sequence is MQYGIDILPYERIKRKDEEGKKNKNILIKEFTKLVIYFLASLLISRVIMVNLMAPFGIAFLISNLIEEKGIKLISALGTIVGYISMRNSVKNIWMYLILVSLIILNSYIFRSKNEKSIIKSVFILLFLGISVYNRFKLDISPFMSIVNSLFQTSCIFSLYYIINYSKICVKRFKTKHLFSSEEVISMCITLSLIVAGTRGLNILGLSIRNIIALFIIVMVGYIKGSSVGAACGIAMGVIIGISTNDMTTFVGIFGICGLISGIFKESGKIVSGLSYIIAFAIIKLYSDVGVQVQFNEVLLGSSIFLLIPNKFYKKIETDLDWEMKSENIKDDYISKVKDMVQEKLTEFSKLLLYMGETLENLSENHKLQMKTKSSALVEKLADRVCSGCNMKHMCWKREGFYTYSAFSEIINNFENNKKIIPNEIERKCIKRSLLVKNAEDIIKNYIIDEMWKKRVNEYRNFLAEQITNISYSVEELTENINSEIHFNRYLENDIRRILNKNKIKYQDIFVYNDKSGKIIVKIRLSPCGGKQRCIKEILPFINKATGKIMCISDDCCNIDANNETCEITLEESPKYHISTYAKVVCKDGETYSGDSYTYGKLKDGNYIAVISDGMGSGPEAGQESSAAVNLIEKFAKMGFDRINAINMINSLMTINFSESEKFSTVDLSDINLYTGEADFMKVGAVPSFIKSNGKVEVISSKTLPIGVLDKVDVDFVKKDVDNGDIIVMLSDGVLDYDNKEIGKVDWIVEYLEQTNMNTPEDICKDIIEKAKLLTKGKVKDDMTVVVSKIYSLY, encoded by the coding sequence ATGCAATATGGTATTGATATACTTCCTTATGAGAGAATAAAAAGAAAAGATGAGGAAGGGAAAAAAAATAAGAATATATTAATTAAAGAATTTACAAAATTAGTAATTTATTTTTTAGCTAGTTTATTAATAAGCAGAGTAATAATGGTAAATCTAATGGCACCTTTTGGTATAGCGTTTTTGATATCAAATTTGATAGAAGAAAAAGGTATAAAGCTTATTTCAGCTTTAGGGACTATTGTAGGATATATATCCATGCGTAATTCGGTGAAGAATATATGGATGTATTTAATTTTAGTATCATTAATAATTTTAAATTCATATATTTTTAGAAGTAAAAATGAAAAAAGTATTATAAAATCTGTATTTATATTATTATTTTTAGGAATATCTGTATATAATAGATTTAAACTTGATATTTCCCCATTTATGTCTATAGTTAATTCACTTTTCCAAACTAGTTGCATATTCTCATTATATTATATTATTAATTATTCAAAAATATGTGTAAAAAGGTTTAAAACAAAACATTTATTTAGCAGTGAAGAAGTAATTAGCATGTGCATAACTTTATCATTAATAGTTGCAGGAACAAGGGGATTAAATATACTTGGATTATCAATAAGAAATATAATAGCATTATTTATAATAGTTATGGTAGGATATATTAAAGGCAGTTCGGTAGGAGCAGCATGTGGTATAGCAATGGGAGTTATTATAGGAATATCAACAAATGATATGACTACTTTTGTTGGGATCTTTGGTATATGTGGATTAATTTCAGGAATATTTAAAGAAAGTGGAAAAATAGTAAGTGGATTATCTTATATTATAGCTTTTGCAATAATAAAATTATATTCTGATGTAGGTGTACAGGTACAATTTAATGAAGTATTGTTAGGAAGCAGTATATTTTTATTAATACCTAATAAATTTTATAAAAAAATAGAAACTGATCTAGATTGGGAAATGAAAAGTGAAAATATAAAAGATGATTATATTTCTAAAGTAAAAGATATGGTTCAAGAAAAATTAACAGAATTCTCAAAATTATTATTATATATGGGAGAAACATTAGAGAATTTATCAGAAAACCATAAGTTACAAATGAAAACAAAGAGTAGTGCATTGGTAGAAAAATTGGCAGATAGAGTTTGTAGTGGATGTAATATGAAACATATGTGTTGGAAAAGAGAAGGATTTTATACTTATTCAGCCTTTTCAGAAATTATAAATAATTTTGAAAACAATAAGAAAATTATACCAAATGAAATCGAAAGAAAATGTATAAAAAGATCACTGCTAGTAAAGAATGCTGAAGATATAATAAAAAACTATATCATAGATGAAATGTGGAAAAAGAGAGTAAATGAGTATAGAAATTTTTTAGCTGAGCAAATAACAAATATATCTTATTCAGTTGAAGAACTGACAGAAAATATAAATTCTGAAATTCATTTTAATAGATATCTTGAAAATGATATAAGAAGAATTTTAAATAAAAATAAAATAAAGTATCAAGATATTTTTGTGTATAATGATAAATCAGGAAAAATAATAGTTAAAATACGTCTCTCTCCTTGTGGAGGGAAGCAAAGATGTATAAAAGAAATACTTCCTTTCATAAATAAAGCTACTGGAAAGATTATGTGTATAAGTGATGATTGCTGTAACATAGATGCAAACAATGAAACATGTGAAATTACTTTAGAAGAAAGTCCTAAATACCATATATCAACTTATGCTAAAGTAGTATGTAAGGATGGTGAAACCTATAGTGGAGATAGCTATACCTATGGTAAATTAAAAGATGGCAATTATATAGCAGTTATAAGTGATGGCATGGGATCAGGTCCAGAAGCAGGACAAGAAAGCAGTGCTGCTGTAAATTTAATAGAGAAATTTGCTAAAATGGGTTTTGATAGGATTAATGCTATAAACATGATTAATTCTTTAATGACTATAAATTTTTCGGAAAGTGAAAAGTTTTCAACGGTAGATCTGAGTGATATAAATTTATATACTGGTGAAGCAGATTTTATGAAAGTTGGAGCTGTACCAAGTTTTATAAAATCAAATGGTAAAGTAGAAGTTATAAGTTCTAAAACTTTGCCAATTGGAGTATTAGATAAGGTAGATGTAGATTTTGTAAAAAAAGATGTAGATAATGGAGACATAATAGTTATGCTTAGTGATGGAGTATTAGATTATGATAATAAGGAAATTGGAAAAGTTGATTGGATAGTGGAATATTTGGAGCAAACTAATATGAATACACCTGAGGATATATGCAAAGATATAATAGAAAAGGCTAAGTTATTAACAAAAGGTAAGGTAAAGGATGATATGACAGTAGTAGTTTCCAAAATATATTCATTATATTAG
- a CDS encoding FtsB family cell division protein: MGLKFNKKKIIFVLLTFYVCYIIGKQQIIMNNINTQIAEKSLEYEEVKTKNQKMLEEIDMTKTNDYIEKLAREKLGLVKPGENTVVDSKK; this comes from the coding sequence ATGGGGTTAAAATTTAATAAGAAGAAAATTATTTTTGTACTGTTAACCTTCTATGTTTGTTATATAATTGGGAAACAACAAATAATAATGAATAATATAAACACCCAAATTGCAGAAAAATCTTTAGAATATGAAGAGGTAAAAACAAAAAATCAAAAAATGCTAGAAGAAATAGATATGACTAAAACAAATGATTATATAGAAAAATTAGCTAGAGAAAAACTCGGACTAGTTAAACCAGGAGAAAATACGGTAGTAGATAGTAAAAAGTAG
- a CDS encoding putative polysaccharide biosynthesis protein, with product MKKHSLIKGTFILGIAGVFAKFLGLFFRWPLIMLIGDEGIGYYQMAYPLYLFFIAVSSGIPVAISKMVSERNAIGDNEGIIQVFRKSLILMIFIGGGFTAIILILSKFIVRIFNWDYKSYYSLLGISIAPVFISIMSTFRGFFQGMQNMTPTAVSQIIEQLGRVIIGIGLVIVLLPKGIEFAAGGASLGATAGAVLGNIYLYSKYKSVKSELNVKIVKDDLDILSKLIYISIPISLGATVSSIMSLIDSALVPGKLVQGGLSYKEAAILYGQLTGKAFVLINVPLTVSMALCTSIVPIIAEYYILNRRNDLVHKVNQAIKFSTVISIPSFIGLFFLSKPIMSLLFIGNYEGFKILKYLSISIPFIALCQTFTSILQGIGIYVIPVINLLIGCVAKFFITRSLVPIENINVYGAVIGTILGYSISTILNIICVKRMLKVKIEYKKVILKPLLASIIMIFGVIISYNIIYKITLKNSISCLISILFGIIIYSILVMMLNIFEYRHVKNKIYRYKRREKV from the coding sequence ATGAAGAAACATTCTCTTATTAAAGGAACTTTTATTTTAGGAATAGCAGGAGTATTTGCTAAGTTCTTAGGCTTATTTTTTAGATGGCCATTAATAATGTTAATAGGAGATGAAGGGATAGGTTATTATCAGATGGCGTATCCTCTTTATCTATTTTTTATAGCGGTTTCTTCTGGAATACCTGTGGCTATATCAAAAATGGTATCAGAAAGAAATGCTATAGGTGACAATGAAGGTATAATACAAGTATTTAGGAAATCATTAATACTAATGATTTTCATTGGAGGAGGATTTACTGCAATAATATTAATATTATCTAAATTCATAGTTAGAATTTTTAATTGGGATTATAAATCTTATTATTCACTTTTAGGGATTTCCATAGCGCCTGTCTTTATATCAATAATGAGTACATTTAGAGGTTTTTTTCAAGGAATGCAAAATATGACACCTACAGCAGTATCACAAATTATAGAACAATTAGGAAGAGTCATTATAGGGATAGGTTTGGTTATAGTATTACTACCAAAGGGTATAGAATTTGCTGCAGGAGGAGCTAGTTTAGGAGCTACAGCAGGAGCAGTTTTAGGAAATATATATTTATATTCAAAGTATAAAAGTGTTAAATCAGAACTTAATGTTAAAATAGTTAAAGATGATTTAGATATATTAAGTAAACTTATTTATATATCTATACCTATATCTTTAGGAGCTACTGTAAGTAGTATAATGAGTTTAATAGATTCGGCTTTAGTTCCAGGTAAATTAGTACAAGGGGGACTAAGCTATAAAGAGGCCGCTATTTTATATGGACAACTTACAGGGAAGGCATTTGTGTTAATCAATGTACCTCTTACAGTTTCTATGGCGTTATGCACATCAATAGTACCTATAATAGCAGAATATTATATATTAAATAGGAGAAATGATTTGGTACATAAAGTGAATCAAGCTATTAAATTTTCTACAGTTATATCAATACCATCATTTATAGGACTTTTTTTTCTATCAAAACCTATTATGTCTCTTTTATTTATAGGAAATTATGAAGGATTCAAAATTTTAAAATATTTATCCATATCAATACCATTTATAGCATTATGTCAAACATTTACTTCTATATTGCAAGGTATAGGTATATATGTAATACCTGTAATAAATCTACTTATAGGATGTGTAGCAAAATTTTTCATAACTAGATCATTAGTTCCAATAGAAAATATAAACGTATATGGAGCTGTAATAGGAACTATATTAGGATATAGCATATCTACAATACTTAATATAATATGTGTCAAAAGGATGTTAAAAGTAAAAATTGAATACAAGAAAGTAATATTGAAGCCACTTTTAGCCTCAATTATTATGATATTTGGAGTAATTATATCTTACAATATTATTTATAAAATAACTTTAAAGAATTCTATTTCATGCTTAATCTCTATACTTTTTGGTATTATAATATATAGTATATTAGTTATGATGTTAAATATATTTGAATACAGACATGTAAAAAATAAGATATACAGATACAAAAGGAGAGAAAAAGTATGA
- a CDS encoding RNA-binding S4 domain-containing protein, protein MRLDKYLKVSRIIKRRTVAKEVCESGRVFINDKVAKAGSEVKEGDLIEIKYAEGTMKAKVLDTSSHALKNEAKNMYEIISE, encoded by the coding sequence ATGAGATTAGATAAATATTTAAAGGTTTCTAGAATAATAAAGAGAAGAACTGTAGCTAAAGAGGTTTGTGAAAGTGGCAGAGTATTTATAAATGATAAGGTAGCCAAAGCAGGAAGTGAAGTAAAAGAAGGAGACTTAATAGAAATTAAATATGCAGAAGGTACAATGAAAGCAAAAGTATTGGATACTTCTTCTCATGCATTAAAAAATGAAGCTAAAAACATGTATGAAATAATAAGTGAATAA
- the spoVT gene encoding stage V sporulation protein T, translating into MKATGIVRRIDDLGRVVIPKEIRRTLRIREGDPLEIFTDREGGVILKKYSPIGELSEFSKGYAESLQQTIGNIVIICDRDMLVSVSGVQKKEYMDKKISFELEKIIEERRTILISKEREIIPLYDDEEFEGKYATQVISPIIAEGDAIGAVIIVSKDKDEEFGEVELKLAETASSFLGKQMEQ; encoded by the coding sequence ATGAAAGCAACTGGAATAGTAAGAAGGATAGACGATCTTGGAAGAGTTGTTATACCTAAAGAAATAAGGAGGACACTAAGAATAAGAGAAGGAGATCCTTTAGAGATATTTACTGATAGGGAAGGAGGAGTAATATTAAAAAAGTATTCACCAATAGGGGAATTAAGCGAATTTTCTAAGGGATATGCTGAATCTTTACAGCAGACTATAGGAAATATAGTTATTATTTGTGATAGAGATATGTTAGTCTCTGTTAGTGGAGTTCAGAAGAAAGAATATATGGACAAAAAGATTAGTTTTGAACTAGAAAAAATTATCGAAGAAAGAAGGACTATACTTATATCAAAAGAAAGAGAAATAATACCTCTTTATGATGATGAAGAGTTCGAAGGAAAATATGCAACGCAAGTTATATCACCAATAATTGCTGAAGGAGATGCAATTGGAGCTGTTATTATAGTGTCAAAAGACAAAGATGAAGAATTTGGAGAAGTAGAACTAAAATTAGCTGAAACTGCATCATCCTTCTTGGGCAAACAAATGGAACAATAA